A part of Loxodonta africana isolate mLoxAfr1 chromosome 11, mLoxAfr1.hap2, whole genome shotgun sequence genomic DNA contains:
- the LOC135232652 gene encoding protein FRG2-like-2 gives MNNWSPPSHLDFTNQSLLQYKALTTPALESLPHSLKEKGSDKEEKLFEGKGKTLSSQPSESSTQRQGKDLGFLCPWVGSYCRLFGYQLGPYPHALPTGVSPLISRKKDEKGPDAGDETQSTHHGKHSKTHSKRRKRPRVWSPGDQPPPLRRCLVTSLRALSEAIYQDVAQVRAQQAQAPLTWEELEVLAQLRGQLYTATQTFYTMATEAAYVFPAEGWLNPDPLPDSRDPAQD, from the exons ATGAACAACTGGAGCCCACCCAGTCACTTGGACTTCACAAACCAGAGTCTGCTTCAGTACAAGGCCTTGACCACCCCTGCTCTGGAGTCGCTGCCCCACTCCTTAAAAGAAAAAGGCTCAGATAAAGAGGAGAAACTGTTTGAAGGAAAAGGCAAGACACTCTCTTCTCAGCCAAGTGAGAGCAGCACCCAGAGGCAAGGTAAGGACTTGGGCTTTTT gtgcccctgggtgggttcatactgccGCCTCTTTGGTTACCAGTTAGGCCCTTACCCACATGCTTTGCCCACAGGGGTCTCTCCACTGATCTCCAGAAAGAAGGATGAAAAGGGTCCTGATGCTGGAGATGAGACCCAGAGTACCCACCATGGGAAACACTCGAAGACGCATTCCAAGCGAAGGAAGCGGCCCAGAGTCTGGTCCCCAGGAGACCAGCCACCACCACTTCGGAGATGCCTGGTAACCTCCCTGCGGGCTCTGTCTGAGGCCATTTACCAGGATGTGGCCCAGGTTCGGGCCCAGCAGGCACAGGCCCCGCTGACCTGGGAGGAGCTCGAGGTGCTCGCCCAGCTCCGGGGGCAGCTGTACACAGCAACCCAAACCTTCTACACCATGGCCACCGAGGCGGCATATGTCTTCCCTGCTGAGGGTTGGCTCAACCCTGACCCACTGCCTGACTCCAGGGACCCAGCCCAGGATTAG